DNA from Gemmatimonadaceae bacterium:
ACGGTGTAGGGTTCGCGGTTTGACGAGAAAGAGAGGGTCTGCCCCACGGCCTCAGGCCGCCCGCCGAAGTGTCGCTGCCAGAACCGATAGGTGAGCACGACGACCCGTTGGGGCTGCTCGCCCGCCGGCCCGTCCGCCTCATCAAAGACGCGTCCGAGGAGGGGCGGAACCCCGAGTACGTTCAAAGCGTTTGCTGAAAAATATTGGATGCCCACCGCTTCTGGCAGGCCCTGGCCGGTCAGGGTCATCCCCCAGGTGTCCAAGGCGAAGGCGCCGTCGAAGAGGTCGCTGTGTTGAAGGGCGACGAGTTGTCGAGCCGTGACAGACAGACCGCGCGGCGTGCCCTTGTCGATCACGCCAAGCGTGACGATCCGATTGATGTCCGCGAATGGGAAGGGATGCAGTAATGCCGCATTCACGATGCTAAACAGCCCGGTAGCGGCGGCAATCCCGACTGCCAGGGAGACGACAGCCGTCGCGGCGAAACCGGGGCTCCGGCGGAAGGTACGCGCCGCGTATCGGGTGTCACGCCAGAGCGCATCGAGTCTGGCGCCGGTACGTGCCTCCCGCGCGTGTTCCTTCACCTGCTGGATCCCGCCGATCGACGCGAGTGCTGTTCGACGCGCCTCTCGGGGCGTCATGCCCTCGACGATCCGTGCGTCGATCTCGTGCTGAAGGAATGATTCGAGCTCGGCATCGAGCACGCGGTCCCTAGAGCCGCCGCCAAACCAGCGCCGAGCCAGGGCGAGAAGTCGCGAGGCTTGGCGATTCATGCGCCCTCCAGCACTCTGGAGACCGCCATCGAAATGGCTTTCCAGTGGTCCTCTTCCTTCGCGAGCTGCCGCCGGCCAGACTTCGTGATGGTGTAGAACCGCGCCTTGCGGTTGTTCTCAGACACGCCCCATTCGCCGGCGATCCACCCATCCTCTTCAAGGCGTTGCAGGGCAGGGAACAGGCCTCCCGGTGTCACTTGAAACACGTTGTCAGTCAGCTCGCCCAGTCGCTTCATCAGGCCCCAGCCATGAATTGGACCTCGGGAGATGACGCGCAGAGTCAGCATGTCGAGCGTGCCGGAGGGGACATCTCTTCTGGCGGTCATCGAGTGGCTCCTG
Protein-coding regions in this window:
- a CDS encoding PadR family transcriptional regulator, translated to MTARRDVPSGTLDMLTLRVISRGPIHGWGLMKRLGELTDNVFQVTPGGLFPALQRLEEDGWIAGEWGVSENNRKARFYTITKSGRRQLAKEEDHWKAISMAVSRVLEGA